From the genome of Halictus rubicundus isolate RS-2024b chromosome 2, iyHalRubi1_principal, whole genome shotgun sequence, one region includes:
- the LOC143362703 gene encoding uncharacterized protein LOC143362703 codes for MSMMPLNKVRCGRIVPRKYPHAVIGNSKGELGYRIREQEDCVVIPHVDRSLIEKHEQEKMKEYEHLLKTMDFEKETDRKIGKKKLWNHVQQGLAAYQDTVNARRQKLREVLLREQMTLTKEVVDQAQHGDDARMEEMRRKTDELHKQQEEQRLALVAAKRMQQYLLQCPEVRESIVKRNTMEAKESNLVQMAENEARKQEREEIERLWHKLMLKEVEAKKEREVEEAKGRCLVDRELVMTLEKQIAGQLALEEQKKEVQKEDREYVACLMEEMRREELERLENERVKREALKRDLQEQVLNAKRRLAERARQEAEMDNLRDSLVAAELARERSKITESSAILRRELLAYLQYLEDLRKEEVVRNIEVDRIIEQSNKEADARRDLAVKQFNEARSRGLQEVLRGLEEQVKQNRQREKEEEEERRLEKEELEKTIETEARLTAYAKEEAKNRKLRYKRDLEEQHRLGKEAQRKEAEEMKRWNLEEEKRQQEYLKLTEELMMASEDITPHPFKILLKECAARYAAEKEGQCYCPPPLSAE; via the exons ATGAGCATGATGCCGTTGAACAAGGTGCGGTGCGGCCGCATAGTACCGAGGAAGTATCCCCACGCGGTGATCGGCAACTCTAAAGGCGAGTTAGGCTACCGCATACGCGAGCAAGAGGATTGCGTTGTCATCCCCCATGTGGACAGATCCTTGATCGAGAAGCATGAACAGGAGAAGATGAAGGAGTACGAGCACTTGCTCAAAACCATGGACTTTGAGAAGGAAACTGACAGGAAAATTGGAAAGAAGAAACTTTGGAACCATGTTCAGCAAG GGTTGGCAGCCTATCAGGACACTGTCAATGCGCGCAGGCAGAAGCTCCGCGAGGTTCTTCTGCGGGAACAGATGACCCTGACCAAGGAAGTGGTGGACCAGGCTCAGCACGGCGACGACGCCAGGATGGAGGAGATGCGTCGAAAAACGGACGAGCTGCATAAGCAGCAGGAAGAGCAGCGTCTAGCCTTGGTGGCTGCGAAGAGGATGCAGCAATACCTGTTGCAGTGTCCGGAGGTTAGAGAGAGCATAGTGAAGAGGAACACGATGGAGGCGAAGGAGAGCAACCTGGTGCAGATGGCGGAAAACGAAGCGAGGAAACAGGAGCGTGAAGAGATCGAGAGATTGTGGCATAAGCTGATGTTGAAAGAAGTCGAAgcgaagaaggagagagaggtGGAGGAAGCTAAGGGTCGTTGTTTGGTTGATCGAGAGCTGGTGATGACCTTGGAGAAGCAAATTGCGGGACAACTGGCGTTGGAGGAGCAGAAGAAGGAAGTTCAGAAAGAGGACAGAGAGTACGTAGCTTGCTTGATGGAAGAAATGCGAAGGGAAGAGCTGGAGAGGCTGGAGAACGAGCGCGTCAAGAGAGAGGCCCTGAAGAGGGACCTCCAGGAGCAGGTGTTGAACGCGAAGAGACGCCTGGCGGAAAGGGCACGCCAGGAGGCTGAGATGGACAATCTGAGAGACAGTCTGGTCGCAGCAGAGCTGGCCAGGGAGCGAAGCAAGATCACAGAATCGAGCGCGATCCTGCGCAGGGAGTTGTTAGCCTACTTGCAGTACCTGGAGGATCTCAGGAAAGAGGAGGTCGTAAGGAACATCGAAGTGGACCGCATCATCGAGCAATCGAACAAGGAAGCCGACGCCAGGCGCGATCTAGCCGTGAAACAGTTCAATGAGGCGAGGAGCAGAGGTCTTCAGGAGGTCCTTCGAGGTCTCGAGGAGCAAGTGAAGCAGAATCGTCagagggagaaggaggaggaggaggaacgcAGGCTGGAGAAGGAGGAGCTGGAGAAGACGATAGAGACGGAGGCTAGGCTGACTGCTTACGCGAAGGAGGAAGCTAAAAACAGGAAGCTGAGGTACAAACGGGACCTGGAGGAGCAGCACAGGCTCGGGAAAGAGGCTCAACGCAAGGAAGCTGAGGAAATGAAGAGATGGAACCTGGAGGAAGAGAAACGCCAGCAGGAGTACCTGAAACTAACCGAGGAGCTCATGATGGCTTCCGAAGATATCACTCCGCATCCTTTCAAGATCCTGCTGAAGGAGTGCGCTGCAAGATATGCTGCCGAGAAAGAGGGTCAGTGCTACTGCCCTCCTCCTCTATCTGCTGAGTGA